The Ancylothrix sp. D3o sequence ATTCTTCAAAAATATGAGGTAGATCGCGTTCGCTTATTCCTGCACCTTGGTCGTGAATTTTTAACGCCAGCCAATTACTCTCTAACCGGCCCACCAGAGAAATTTGAGTTTGGGAGGTTGAGTATTTCATGGCATTATCAAGTAAGTTTAAAAAAGCTTGTAAAAGTCTTTCGGGGTCGCCATAAATTTGCACATCGGGCACTGTACATTTAATGGTGATAGAATGTCTTTTCATTCGCAATTCTACGGCTTGAATTGCGCGAGCCACCAAGTATTGTACGCTAACAAATTCTTTTTCTAAAGGCGCTACACCGGCATCCAGTCGGCCTAAGTCCAGCAAATCTTGAATCAAGCGAGACAGGCGTTCGGTTTCGTCTAAAGTGGTGCGAATAAACCGCCGCCGCAGTTCCGGATCTTCACCGGCACCCATTTCCAGCGCCTCCAGCGTCACTTTGACATTGCTCACCGGCGTGCGGAGTTCGTGAGAGGCGTTAGCCAAAAAGGCCCGCCGCTCATTATCCAGAGAAGCCAAGCGCTCGCTCATTCGGTTAAGTTCAAAGGCAAGCTCGTTGAGTTCATCACTGCCAGAAATGACGAGTTTTTCGCCAAATTGACCGCCTCCCAAGCGCACCGCAAAGTTACGCATGGCCAGCACCGGCATCGCCAGAGAGCGAGCAAACCAAGCGCTGATCGCTCCAGACAGCAACAGCGTTATCCCCAAGGTTGCCAAAATCGTCAAGCTCACAGCTTGAAATTGTTTTTGAAACTGAGTTAAAGTCAGCGACAACCTCAACGCTCCTAGCAGGCGACCATTTCGTACAATAGGGCGTGAGATATAGAGCCGGTCTTCATTACTGAGGATTCCTTTTCCATAACCTTGCACGGTTTTATTTTGCAGCGCTTCCTTGATACCCGGAATTTCTAACCAGTTGGGAACCTGCTTGTCAACAGAGGGGGTGGAGGTGGACAACAGGCTGCCATTGGCCGAAAATACTCGCAGTGTCAGGGTTTCAGCCGCGCCGTAGCGTTGCACTAGCTGGTCTATGCTAGAGAGATTCTTATTTTCCATCGCATCAGCGACGCTTTCGGTGAGGGCGCTTGACCAAATATCTAATTCGTTTTGTTTGGTATTCATAAACATGGTGTAAAACGACCACAGCAAATAGCCGGTTAAAACCGAAGTCGCCAGCCCTGTCAGCGCCAAATAAGTTGTTAAAAGTTTAACCCGAATTGAATTCCAATTAACGCCCATTTTACATTGTCTCTAATAAATTATTGGGGTGATTTTTCAAGAATTTAGGGATGATTTTGGCGCTTGGTTCGCCGCAAAATTGCTTCAATTCTTGCTAAAACTTCCCGGAGATTAAACGGTTTAGTCACATAATCATCTGCACCGGCTTTTAAGCCCCAAATTTTATCAGCATCGTGGTCTTTTGCCGTCAAAATTAAAATAGGCACATCCGAAAAAGCCCGAATACGCCAGCAAACTTCCATCCCATCCATTTGTGGCAGCATCAAATCCAAAATAATCAAATCGGGCATTTTTTGCTTAATCAATTCCAAAGCCGTCACGCCATCCCCCGCCGTTGTGACTTTATAGCCTTCTTGAACTAAGCCAAAACTCAGGCTGGCGCGGAGCGGTTCTTCATCATCAACTAATAAAACGTAGTGCATGATCCTAGGTAAGAGGTAATTGGTAATGGGGAAACGGGTAATAATTAGCTGTTTCCCCTTAGCAAAAGTTATTGAGATAACCAAACACGCAATAAAGAAAGCAATTGCTCAATATCGACAGGTTTAGTGATGTAATCTGATGCACCGGCACTCAAACATTTTTCTCGGTCTCCTTTCATCGCTTTGGCCGTCAGCGCGATGATCGGCAAGCCTCGAAATACATTAATTTGACGGATAGCTCGCATCGTTTCATAACCATCCATTTCTGGCATCATAACATCCATCAACACGACATCAATATCGGGCGTGCTTTGCAAAATCGCAATGCCGAGCTTGCCATTTTCTGCATGAAACACCTGCATATGATAACGCTCTAAAATGCTCGTCAAAGCAAAAAGATTTCGCACATCATCATCAACAATCAAAACTTTCTTGTAGGCTAACACTGGATCGCTTCCTGCCAATTCTTCCAGCATTTGTTGTTGCGCTGTCGGCAAATTATCTTTAACGCGGTGCAGAAACAAAGAAATTTCCTCAAACAACCGCTCAGGCGTTCCCACTTGTTTAACCGGCAAAATCCGCGACAGGCGTTTAAGTTCTTTTTGCTGTTGTTCATTCAAATCATTTTCTGTATAAACAACCACCGGAATTTCTAACCCAAACTCAGGTATTATTTCGCCAATAAGTTCCAGACCGTTTTGTTGGGGTGAACTCATATCAATAGCAATACAATCAACCTGAGCACTGCTTAAAACTATCCGCGCTTCCGCAGCATTTGAGGCGCAAGTGGTCTGCACATCACTGTTACCAATCAACTCAACAAAACTGCTGGCTTTATCGGCATCACTTTCTATCAAAAGCAACTGCTTGACGCTGCGATCTAAATAGGTTTTAATCTTGCTTAAAGCCCCAAGAACAGCCTCGCGCGTCACCGGCTTTTGTAAATAAGCCAAAGCACCCAATTTCAAAGCCCGATTTCGGCCTTCATCCACAGAAATAATATGAACAGGAATATGACGAGTATCCGGGTCATGTTTCAAACGATCCAAAATTGTCCACCCATCAATTCCGGGTAACCGAATATCCAGCAAAATTGCCGAAGGTTTATACTCCCGCGCCATAGCCAAACCCGTCTCGCTGCGGTTAGCCACCAACGCTTTAAAACCTTCACCCTTCGCCAAATCTAACAATATCCGCGCAAAACTGATATCATCTTCCACAATCAAAAGTACCCGCTCACCAGGCTTAATTTCACCGCGATCATCGGTCAAAATACTCGATTGTTGAGATGTCAACAGCAACCTTTCTGGATCATTCACAGGAAGTTGAGGAAGAGTAGGGATTTTTACTTCCTTGTTTTCCTCAGCGGTCGTTGCTGAAAAATGCAGTATTTGTTCTTCATCCGCGTTTTTTTCTATCAAAGACTCCGGGTAAGTATGCGGCATATAAAGCGTAAAATTACTTCCCTCACCCAGGAGGCTGGAAATCGTAATTTCTCCTCCCAACAACTCAGCAATTTCGCGGCTAATAGACAATCCCAAACCGGTACCGCCATATTTCCGAGAAGTAGTTCCATCCGCTTGCTGGAAGGCTTCAAAAATAATTTTTTGCTTTTCTGGGGCAATTCCAATGCCGGTGTCACGCACAGAAAAGGCCACCACTAAATTAGCAAAATTCAGGGTTTCCCGTTCCGTACTCCAACCCGAACGCGCCGGATAAACCTGCAAACTCACTTGACCTTGATCCGTAAACTTAAACGCATTTGAAAGCAAATTCTTCAGCACTTGTTGCAAACGTTTTGAATCGGTATAAACCGCTTTGGGCAACCGCTCATCAAACAAAATCGTAAAATTCAAACCCTTATCTTGCGCCACCTGATAGAACGTTCGCTCTATTTGACCTTGCAAATCAGAAAACAGCAGTTGATCCACCTCAATTGACATCGTTCCCGATTCAATTTTTGCCAAGTCCAAAATATCATTAATCAACGCCAGCAAATCCGCACCCGCCGAGTGAATTGTCCGCATATACTCCACTTGTTTTGGAGTCAAATTGCCATCGCTGTTATCTAACAACAACCGCGCCAAAATCAGCAAACTATTCAGCGGTGTTCGCAACTCGTGAGACATATTTGCCAGAAACTCCGACTTATATTTAGAAGACAGCGCCAACTGTTCAGCTTTTTCTTCCAAAGACCGGCGAGCCTGTTCAATTTCTCGATTTTTCCGCTCAACCTCTTGATTTTGCAGAGCCAAAAGTTGCGAACGCTGCTCTAATTCCTCATTCGTTGCTTGCAATTGTTCCTGCTGATTTTTCAGCAATTCTTCTGACGCCTTCAGCGATTTTGCTTGCTGTTCCAAACGCTGGTTGGTTTCGCGTAATTCGTTTTGCTGACTTTGCAATTCTTCTGCCAGAGATTGCGATTGCTTCAGCAATTCTTCTGTCCGCATACTCGCTGCAATCGTATTCAACACAATTGCAATACTTTCTGTCAATTGGTCTAAAAACGTTAAGTGAATTTCACTAAATCGGCGGAACGAAGCCAACTCAATCACCGCCGTTACTTGACCTTCAAACAACACCGGCAACACCACCACATTCAGCGGACTATACTCACCCAAACCGGAACTAATTTTAATATAATTCTCCGGCACTTCGGTAATCAAAATCCGCTCTTTTTCCAACGCACATTGACCCACCAAACCTTCGCCTAAATGGAAGCGATTTGATAAATGTTTGCGTTCCCGATACGCATAACTGCTGAGTAGCTTCAAAAACAATTGAGGTTCTATTGCATCCATCAAATAAAACACCCCATGTTGCGCTCCCACCAACGGAGCCAACTCCGACAAAATCAACTTAGAAACCGTTTCTAAATCCCGCTGACCTTGCAACATTCGGGTAAATTTCGCCAAGTTGGTTTTCAGCCAATCTTGCTCAGTATTTTTCTGCGTTGTTTCGCGTAAATTAGCAATCATTTGGTTGATATTATCTTTCAAGATTGCCACTTCGCCTTGAGCTTCCACTGAAATTGACCGCGTTAAATCGCCTTTTGTAACCGCTATTGCCACCTCTGCAATCGCTCGTACCTGCGTTGTTAAATTCGCTGCCAATTCATTTACGTTATCCGTTAAGTCTCGCCACGTTCCCGACGCACCCGGCACCTTGGCTTGACCGCCTAATTTTCCTTCTATTCCAACCTCTCGCGCCACCGTTGTCACCTGGTCAGCAAAGGTAGCAAGTGTATCAATCATTTCGTTAATCGTGTCGGCTAAGGTAGCAATTTCGCCCTTTGCTTCCAGCATTAACTTACGCTTTAAATCACCGTTTGCAACCGCCGTCACGACTTTAGCAATTCCCCGCACTTGTGCTGTCAAATTGCCGGCCATTGAGTTAACGTTATCCGTTAAATCTTTCCAAACACCGGCCACCCCTCGCACATCTGCTTGACCGCCTAATTTTCCTTCCGTTCCTACTTCCCTCGCAACCCGTGTCACCTCAGAAGCAAACGAATTAAGCTGGTCAACCATTGTGTTAATAGTGTTCTTCAAATCGAGAATTTCACCTTTAACATCAACGGTAATCTTTTTAGAAAGATCGCCATTTGCCACCGCTTTTGTTACCTCGGCAATATTTCGCACCTGGCCGGTTAAATTGCTTGCCATCGAGTTAACATTATCGGTTAAATCTTTCCAAGTTCCTGCCACCCCGCGTACATAGGCTTGCACCCCTAATTTCCCTTCGGTTCCCACCTCCCTTGCAACTCGTGTCACCTCCGATGCAAAGGAACTTAACTGATCCACCATTGTATTTATGGTGTTTTTCAACTCTAAAATTTCGCCTTTAACATCAACGGTAATTTTCTTAGAAAGGTCGCCATTTGCCACCGCCGTCGTCACTTCGGCAATGTTTCGCACTTGTGCAGTTAAACTGCCGGCCATAAAGTTTACACTGTCCGTTAAGTCTTTCCAAGTACCGGCTACCCCTCGCACTTCTGCTTGCACACCTAATTTTCCTTCGGTTCCCACTTCCCTCGCAACTCTTGTTACCTCCGATGCAAACGAATTAAGTTGATCCACCATTGTATTAACGGTGTTTTTCAACTCTAAAATTTCGCCTTTAACATCAACAGTAATTTTCTTAGAAAGGTCGCCATTTGCAACAGCGGTAGTAACAGCAGCAATATTTCGTACTTGGGAAGTTAAACTGCCGGCCATGAAGTTTACACTGTCTGTTAAGTCTTTCCAGGTGCCGGCAACCCCCCTTACATCTGCTTGTACACCAAGTTTTCCTTCGCTTCCCACCTCACGGGCAACTCTTGTTACTTCTGAGGCAAAAGAACTCAATTGATCAACCATTGTATTAATGGTATTTTTGAGTTCTAAAATTTCACCTTTAACTTGAACTGTGATTTTTTTCGATAAGTCGCCGTTGGCAATAGCTGTCGCAACTTCGGCAATATTTCGCACCTGGCCGGTTAAATTTCCTGCCATTGAATTTACACTGTCGGTTAAGTCTTTCCAAGTACCGGCAACGCCTCGGACTTCTGCTTGCACACCTAATTTTCCTTCGGTTCCCACTTCCCTTGCAACTCTTGTTACCTCCGATGCAAACGAACTTAATTGATCAACCATTGTGTTAATGGTGTTTTTCAATTCCAAAATTTCGCCTTTTACATCAACAGTAATTTTCTTAGAAAGATCACCATTCGCAACTGCGGTGGTAACTTCGGCAATATTTCGGACTTGCGAAGTTAAACTTCCCGCCATTGAGTTAACATTATCGGTTAAATCTTTCCAGGTTCCTGCTACTCCTTTTACTTCTGCTTGTACGCCTAATTTTCCTTCGGTTCCCACTTCTCTTGCAACCCTTGTTACCTCAGAAGCGAAGGAGTTAAGTTGATCCACCATTGTATTAATGGTGTTTTTCAACTCTAAAATTTCACCCCGAACATCAACAGTAATTTTTTTAGAAAGGTCGCCATTTGCCACCGCCGTTGTCACTTCGGCAATGTTCCGAACTTGTGCAGTTAAGTTGCCGGCCATTGAGTTTACAGAGTCGGTTAAATCTTTCCAAGTACCCGCAACTCCTCGCACATCTGCTTGCACACCAAGTTTTCCTTCGCTTCCTACATCTCGCGCCACTCTTGTTACTTCTGAGGCAAAAGAATTAAGCTGATCCACCATAATATTTATGGTGTTTTTGAGTTCTAAAATTTCCCCTTTAACATCTACTGTGATTTTTTTCGATAAGTCTCCATTAGCAATTGCAGTGGCAACTTCGGCAATATTTCGGACTTGTGCTGTTAAATTGCCGGCCATCATATTCACAGATTCGGTTAAATCTTTCCAAGTACCAGCAACGCCTTTAACTTCTGCTTGTACACCTAATTTTCCTTCGGTTCCCACTTCTCTTGCAACTCTGGTTACTTCAGAAGCAAAAGAGCTAAGTTGTTCCACCATTGTGTTAACAACTTGAGCAGTTTGTAGAAATTCTCCTTTCAGGGGCCGGCCTTCTATTTCTGTAGGAATCCTAGGGGATAAATCGCCATTAGCAACGGATCTTAACACTCTGGCAGTTTCGGCTGTTGGTTGTACTAAATCTGTGGTTAAGGTGTTGACAGAATCAACACACGCAGCCCAAGAACCGCCGGCACTTCCTAAAGAAGCTCTCTGATTAATTTTGCCTTCTTTGCCAACAACATTACTAATGCGTTCTAATTCGGCGGCGAGTCTTTCATTAAGTTCGATAATATCATTAAGAGTGTCCGCAATTTTTCCAGCCATGCCGGTCTGGTCGATTGGCATTCTCACAGAGAAATTGCCTTTTTTAACTGCAACTAAGGTTCTTAATAGCTGTTGGTGATCGAGTTGTTCGGTATCTTTCGCGGTTTGTGTAGTTGTCATGGTCTGAGTCTTACAATTAAGTGTTAAGATTTATAACAAGCTGTAGCCGATGCGATAAGGAAAATAAAACTGATAATTGAG is a genomic window containing:
- a CDS encoding response regulator transcription factor; amino-acid sequence: MHYVLLVDDEEPLRASLSFGLVQEGYKVTTAGDGVTALELIKQKMPDLIILDLMLPQMDGMEVCWRIRAFSDVPILILTAKDHDADKIWGLKAGADDYVTKPFNLREVLARIEAILRRTKRQNHP
- a CDS encoding cell wall metabolism sensor histidine kinase WalK, coding for MGVNWNSIRVKLLTTYLALTGLATSVLTGYLLWSFYTMFMNTKQNELDIWSSALTESVADAMENKNLSSIDQLVQRYGAAETLTLRVFSANGSLLSTSTPSVDKQVPNWLEIPGIKEALQNKTVQGYGKGILSNEDRLYISRPIVRNGRLLGALRLSLTLTQFQKQFQAVSLTILATLGITLLLSGAISAWFARSLAMPVLAMRNFAVRLGGGQFGEKLVISGSDELNELAFELNRMSERLASLDNERRAFLANASHELRTPVSNVKVTLEALEMGAGEDPELRRRFIRTTLDETERLSRLIQDLLDLGRLDAGVAPLEKEFVSVQYLVARAIQAVELRMKRHSITIKCTVPDVQIYGDPERLLQAFLNLLDNAMKYSTSQTQISLVGRLESNWLALKIHDQGAGISERDLPHIFEEFYTGDASRKKGGTGLGLAIAKRIVEAHGGRISVHSTPDEGCTFTLYLPITP
- a CDS encoding HAMP domain-containing protein, whose product is MTTTQTAKDTEQLDHQQLLRTLVAVKKGNFSVRMPIDQTGMAGKIADTLNDIIELNERLAAELERISNVVGKEGKINQRASLGSAGGSWAACVDSVNTLTTDLVQPTAETARVLRSVANGDLSPRIPTEIEGRPLKGEFLQTAQVVNTMVEQLSSFASEVTRVAREVGTEGKLGVQAEVKGVAGTWKDLTESVNMMAGNLTAQVRNIAEVATAIANGDLSKKITVDVKGEILELKNTINIMVDQLNSFASEVTRVARDVGSEGKLGVQADVRGVAGTWKDLTDSVNSMAGNLTAQVRNIAEVTTAVANGDLSKKITVDVRGEILELKNTINTMVDQLNSFASEVTRVAREVGTEGKLGVQAEVKGVAGTWKDLTDNVNSMAGSLTSQVRNIAEVTTAVANGDLSKKITVDVKGEILELKNTINTMVDQLSSFASEVTRVAREVGTEGKLGVQAEVRGVAGTWKDLTDSVNSMAGNLTGQVRNIAEVATAIANGDLSKKITVQVKGEILELKNTINTMVDQLSSFASEVTRVAREVGSEGKLGVQADVRGVAGTWKDLTDSVNFMAGSLTSQVRNIAAVTTAVANGDLSKKITVDVKGEILELKNTVNTMVDQLNSFASEVTRVAREVGTEGKLGVQAEVRGVAGTWKDLTDSVNFMAGSLTAQVRNIAEVTTAVANGDLSKKITVDVKGEILELKNTINTMVDQLSSFASEVTRVAREVGTEGKLGVQAYVRGVAGTWKDLTDNVNSMASNLTGQVRNIAEVTKAVANGDLSKKITVDVKGEILDLKNTINTMVDQLNSFASEVTRVAREVGTEGKLGGQADVRGVAGVWKDLTDNVNSMAGNLTAQVRGIAKVVTAVANGDLKRKLMLEAKGEIATLADTINEMIDTLATFADQVTTVAREVGIEGKLGGQAKVPGASGTWRDLTDNVNELAANLTTQVRAIAEVAIAVTKGDLTRSISVEAQGEVAILKDNINQMIANLRETTQKNTEQDWLKTNLAKFTRMLQGQRDLETVSKLILSELAPLVGAQHGVFYLMDAIEPQLFLKLLSSYAYRERKHLSNRFHLGEGLVGQCALEKERILITEVPENYIKISSGLGEYSPLNVVVLPVLFEGQVTAVIELASFRRFSEIHLTFLDQLTESIAIVLNTIAASMRTEELLKQSQSLAEELQSQQNELRETNQRLEQQAKSLKASEELLKNQQEQLQATNEELEQRSQLLALQNQEVERKNREIEQARRSLEEKAEQLALSSKYKSEFLANMSHELRTPLNSLLILARLLLDNSDGNLTPKQVEYMRTIHSAGADLLALINDILDLAKIESGTMSIEVDQLLFSDLQGQIERTFYQVAQDKGLNFTILFDERLPKAVYTDSKRLQQVLKNLLSNAFKFTDQGQVSLQVYPARSGWSTERETLNFANLVVAFSVRDTGIGIAPEKQKIIFEAFQQADGTTSRKYGGTGLGLSISREIAELLGGEITISSLLGEGSNFTLYMPHTYPESLIEKNADEEQILHFSATTAEENKEVKIPTLPQLPVNDPERLLLTSQQSSILTDDRGEIKPGERVLLIVEDDISFARILLDLAKGEGFKALVANRSETGLAMAREYKPSAILLDIRLPGIDGWTILDRLKHDPDTRHIPVHIISVDEGRNRALKLGALAYLQKPVTREAVLGALSKIKTYLDRSVKQLLLIESDADKASSFVELIGNSDVQTTCASNAAEARIVLSSAQVDCIAIDMSSPQQNGLELIGEIIPEFGLEIPVVVYTENDLNEQQQKELKRLSRILPVKQVGTPERLFEEISLFLHRVKDNLPTAQQQMLEELAGSDPVLAYKKVLIVDDDVRNLFALTSILERYHMQVFHAENGKLGIAILQSTPDIDVVLMDVMMPEMDGYETMRAIRQINVFRGLPIIALTAKAMKGDREKCLSAGASDYITKPVDIEQLLSLLRVWLSQ